One genomic region from Xylocopa sonorina isolate GNS202 chromosome 8, iyXylSono1_principal, whole genome shotgun sequence encodes:
- the LOC143426265 gene encoding uncharacterized protein LOC143426265 isoform X2, giving the protein MRFHREMYSKFYVDSVEKPPILSKNEGMETEVRTLKQELVRTQEALRTATKKCRDLVKELDNRTAGHESEKSLRDQQLSRILRALLVLEARLKQEQKSIRQLLCEKDNVIRNQQLEIARLRRYTKNYIKCKREQTLGKPSMKVEATANFENDDSQASKIGMDSRPDCGISKDIENLKCEIITKLSRSEVPVALDGLDRGVKKTHSFAGSDISKTSLTSSENTDVSIITTTTEGSPSLLSTEGFCEGESTDVSPGSTLNTRCTPTMITDSENETTMIYDDDDDEDTMIMENGCKLSRKKASIGRSKIHKAYKAPEVIEPTNIARTESKDDGMDCNFVSEDEEKEQEPIYVNACNETNSRNLEHSEDAVTEIPRANEDYSNNNNGANAGNNNNNNNCVPLKMKLEEQTVEETSGNWYSDPDEDKISDDVFRHSTYRPNSNHNSVLECVNQILLRDMEEEENTLSVPRSFKYQGRIVQFQSTKLSDIESVGSEMERKNSEEGIIEKESPSNEFTCDVPASSFEPTATEDAFGMSLTQTASTSSVSTTMTNHEPSLGGEPEESKAIPIVIIEPKVEVEETRHTTLTSSQVTQKTKVSANASNAPLKLERIEEKTCLQMSTKGLTIAKNLDYEDIESLPEIMSPPPKTPPALPPKPQFKNNTLILKKIPSPSFLIDETRKKQQLLESGSSEHSKKIFGFISFPLKSPGINVTSARSLNFDEAINKVATNSDEGNFWRNRFNNVRSSFQTRQNHPEAGGEQSQKIPRVTNIVRHFEEFKIGGESKDQPRERARTKDRHVLAEFDQQFDIRQNFEEFNLDECDLSDDPDRPEGDGSERLGNLGTTVVQNEKIAATKDNNNVPLAASNSSTGYDHFLEATGLSNKSILTPSRLLSNHKSMLKPKDVKYKNKIKANAVMEKHGVTATNNTTHVRHWTGPFV; this is encoded by the exons ATGGAAACCGAGGTACGGACGCTTAAGCAGGAGCTGGTTCGTACGCAGGAGGCCTTGAGAACGGCCACAAAGAAATGCCGTGATCTGGTGAAGGAGCTGGACAATCGGACCGCTGGCCACGAATCCGAGAAGAGTTTACGAGACCAACAACTATCGCGAATACTCCGTGCGCTCCTCGTGCTGGAGGCGCGGCTCAAGCAGGAACAGAAATCGATCAGGCAGTTACTCTGCGAGAAGGACAACGTGATCAGGAACCAGCAGCTCGAAATCGCGAGGCTCAGGCGTTACACCAAGAACTATATCAAATGCAAACGCGAACAGACCCTTGGCAAACCATCGATGAAGGTCGAGGCGACGGCCAATTTCGAAAACGACGATTCGCAGGCGTCTAAGATTGGC ATGGACTCGAGACCGGACTGCGGCATTAGCAAAGACATTGAAAATCTGAAATGCGAGATAATTACGAAACTGAGCCGGTCCGAGGTACCTGTTGCGCTCGACGGGCTGGACAGGGGGGTGAAAAAGACGCACAGCTTCGCCGGCAGCGATATCTCGAAAACGAGTCTGACGAGCAGCGAAAATACGGACGTGTCGATTATCACGACCACCACCGAGGGTAGCCCGTCGTTACTTAGCACAGAGGGTTTCTGCGAGGGTGAAAGCACCGACGTCTCCCCTGGCTCCACcttaaatacgag GTGCACGCCAACGATGATCACGGACAGCGAGAATGAGACCACGATGATATACGACGACGATGATGACGAGGACACGATGATCATGGAGAACGGTTGTAAGTTATCGAGGAAGAAAGCTAGTATCGGTAGGTCGAAAATCCACAAGGCTTATAAAGCACCGGAGGTGATAGAGCCCACGAACATCGCGAGGACAGAGAGTAAGGACGACGGGATGGATTGTAACTTCGTATCAGAGGACGAGGAAAAAGAGCAAGAACCTATTTACGTGAATGCCTGCAACGAGACGAACTCGAGGAATCTGGAGCACTCGGAGGATGCGGTCACGGAGATACCAAGAGCGAACGAGGattatagtaataataataacggtGCCAATGCTGggaataacaataacaataacaacTGCGT ACCTCTGAAAATGAAACTTGAAGAACAAACAGTAGAAGAAACCAGCGGGAACTGGTATAGTGATCCTGACGAGGACAAAATCAGCGACGATGTCTTCAGACACAGCACTTATCGACCGAACAGTAATCACAATTCCGTTCTGGAGTGTGTCAATCAAATCCTCTTGCGAGATATGGAAGAGGAAGAAAATACACTCTCGGTACCTAGAAGTTTTAAATATCAAGGACGAATCGTACAGTTTCAGTCTACTAAATTGTCAGACATCGAATCGGTGGGGTCTGAGATGGAGAGGAAAAACTCTGAAGAGGGTATCATAGAGAAAGAATCGCCCAGCAACGAGTTCACCTGCGATGTTCCCGCAAGCAGTTTTGAGCCCACCGCTACGGAAGACGCGTTTGGCATGAGTCTCACTCAGACGGCTTCAACGTCAAGCGTTTCTACCACAATGACGAACCACGAACCCAGTCTCGGAGGAGAGCCAGAGGAATCGAAGGCAATTCCAATCGTCATTATAGAGCCAAAGGTCGAAGTTGAGGAGACGAGACATACAACGCTCACCTCTTCACAGGTGACGCAGAAAACGAAGGTGTCCGCGAACGCGTCTAATGCCCCTTTAAAATTGGAACGAATCGAGGAGAAaacatgtttgcagatgtccacaaaAGGGCTGACTATAGCGAAGAATTTAGATTACGAAGACATCGAGTCACTTCCAGAAATTATGTCACCACCGCCCAAGACGCCGCCCGCGTTACCACCTAAACCGCAGTTCAAGAACAATACGTTGATCCTGAAGAAGATCCCTAGTCCCTCGTTTCTAATCGACGAAACGCGCAAGAAACAGCAGCTCCTCGAGTCAGGCTCGTCCGAGCATAGCAAGAAGATTTTCGGTTTTATATCGTTCCCCTTGAAGTCCCCGGGAATTAACGTCACCTCGGCAAGAAGCTTAAACTTCGACGAAGCTATTAACAAAGTGGCAACGAACAGCGACGAAGGGAACTTCTGGAGGAACAGGTTCAACAATGTTCGATCCTCCTTCCAGACACGGCAGAATCACCCCGAGGCTGGTGGTGAACAGTCGCAGAAAATTCCCAGAGTTACCAACATCGTCCGCCACTTCGAAGAGTTCAAGATCGGTGGTGAGTCGAAGGATCAACCGAGAGAGCGTGCGAGAACGAAGGATAGACACGTACTCGCGGAATTCGACCAGCAGTTTGACATCAGGCAGAACTTCGAGGAGTTCAATTTGGACGAGTGCGATCTGTCCGACGATCCGGACAGACCAGAGGGTGACGGGTCGGAGAGGCTTGGTAATCTTGGCACGACGGTCGTGCAGAACGAGAAAATTGCCGCAACCAAAGACAATAATAATGTTCCTCTTGCTGCGAGTAACTCGAGCACCGGCTACGACCACTTCCTAGAGGCGACGGGTCTTAGCAATAAGTCCATACTGACGCCGTCGAGATTGCTAAGCAACCACAAGAGTATGCTCAAGCCGAAAGACGTGAAGTACAAGAACAAAATCAAGGCGAACGCGGTGATGGAGAAACATGGTGTCACCGCGACGAACAATACCACTCACGTTAGACATTGGACTGGGCCGTTTGTCTGA
- the LOC143426265 gene encoding uncharacterized protein LOC143426265 isoform X1, protein MIVSTILSSVTGFHRRHTNDVVRNAELTMETEVRTLKQELVRTQEALRTATKKCRDLVKELDNRTAGHESEKSLRDQQLSRILRALLVLEARLKQEQKSIRQLLCEKDNVIRNQQLEIARLRRYTKNYIKCKREQTLGKPSMKVEATANFENDDSQASKIGMDSRPDCGISKDIENLKCEIITKLSRSEVPVALDGLDRGVKKTHSFAGSDISKTSLTSSENTDVSIITTTTEGSPSLLSTEGFCEGESTDVSPGSTLNTRCTPTMITDSENETTMIYDDDDDEDTMIMENGCKLSRKKASIGRSKIHKAYKAPEVIEPTNIARTESKDDGMDCNFVSEDEEKEQEPIYVNACNETNSRNLEHSEDAVTEIPRANEDYSNNNNGANAGNNNNNNNCVPLKMKLEEQTVEETSGNWYSDPDEDKISDDVFRHSTYRPNSNHNSVLECVNQILLRDMEEEENTLSVPRSFKYQGRIVQFQSTKLSDIESVGSEMERKNSEEGIIEKESPSNEFTCDVPASSFEPTATEDAFGMSLTQTASTSSVSTTMTNHEPSLGGEPEESKAIPIVIIEPKVEVEETRHTTLTSSQVTQKTKVSANASNAPLKLERIEEKTCLQMSTKGLTIAKNLDYEDIESLPEIMSPPPKTPPALPPKPQFKNNTLILKKIPSPSFLIDETRKKQQLLESGSSEHSKKIFGFISFPLKSPGINVTSARSLNFDEAINKVATNSDEGNFWRNRFNNVRSSFQTRQNHPEAGGEQSQKIPRVTNIVRHFEEFKIGGESKDQPRERARTKDRHVLAEFDQQFDIRQNFEEFNLDECDLSDDPDRPEGDGSERLGNLGTTVVQNEKIAATKDNNNVPLAASNSSTGYDHFLEATGLSNKSILTPSRLLSNHKSMLKPKDVKYKNKIKANAVMEKHGVTATNNTTHVRHWTGPFV, encoded by the exons ATGGAAACCGAGGTACGGACGCTTAAGCAGGAGCTGGTTCGTACGCAGGAGGCCTTGAGAACGGCCACAAAGAAATGCCGTGATCTGGTGAAGGAGCTGGACAATCGGACCGCTGGCCACGAATCCGAGAAGAGTTTACGAGACCAACAACTATCGCGAATACTCCGTGCGCTCCTCGTGCTGGAGGCGCGGCTCAAGCAGGAACAGAAATCGATCAGGCAGTTACTCTGCGAGAAGGACAACGTGATCAGGAACCAGCAGCTCGAAATCGCGAGGCTCAGGCGTTACACCAAGAACTATATCAAATGCAAACGCGAACAGACCCTTGGCAAACCATCGATGAAGGTCGAGGCGACGGCCAATTTCGAAAACGACGATTCGCAGGCGTCTAAGATTGGC ATGGACTCGAGACCGGACTGCGGCATTAGCAAAGACATTGAAAATCTGAAATGCGAGATAATTACGAAACTGAGCCGGTCCGAGGTACCTGTTGCGCTCGACGGGCTGGACAGGGGGGTGAAAAAGACGCACAGCTTCGCCGGCAGCGATATCTCGAAAACGAGTCTGACGAGCAGCGAAAATACGGACGTGTCGATTATCACGACCACCACCGAGGGTAGCCCGTCGTTACTTAGCACAGAGGGTTTCTGCGAGGGTGAAAGCACCGACGTCTCCCCTGGCTCCACcttaaatacgag GTGCACGCCAACGATGATCACGGACAGCGAGAATGAGACCACGATGATATACGACGACGATGATGACGAGGACACGATGATCATGGAGAACGGTTGTAAGTTATCGAGGAAGAAAGCTAGTATCGGTAGGTCGAAAATCCACAAGGCTTATAAAGCACCGGAGGTGATAGAGCCCACGAACATCGCGAGGACAGAGAGTAAGGACGACGGGATGGATTGTAACTTCGTATCAGAGGACGAGGAAAAAGAGCAAGAACCTATTTACGTGAATGCCTGCAACGAGACGAACTCGAGGAATCTGGAGCACTCGGAGGATGCGGTCACGGAGATACCAAGAGCGAACGAGGattatagtaataataataacggtGCCAATGCTGggaataacaataacaataacaacTGCGT ACCTCTGAAAATGAAACTTGAAGAACAAACAGTAGAAGAAACCAGCGGGAACTGGTATAGTGATCCTGACGAGGACAAAATCAGCGACGATGTCTTCAGACACAGCACTTATCGACCGAACAGTAATCACAATTCCGTTCTGGAGTGTGTCAATCAAATCCTCTTGCGAGATATGGAAGAGGAAGAAAATACACTCTCGGTACCTAGAAGTTTTAAATATCAAGGACGAATCGTACAGTTTCAGTCTACTAAATTGTCAGACATCGAATCGGTGGGGTCTGAGATGGAGAGGAAAAACTCTGAAGAGGGTATCATAGAGAAAGAATCGCCCAGCAACGAGTTCACCTGCGATGTTCCCGCAAGCAGTTTTGAGCCCACCGCTACGGAAGACGCGTTTGGCATGAGTCTCACTCAGACGGCTTCAACGTCAAGCGTTTCTACCACAATGACGAACCACGAACCCAGTCTCGGAGGAGAGCCAGAGGAATCGAAGGCAATTCCAATCGTCATTATAGAGCCAAAGGTCGAAGTTGAGGAGACGAGACATACAACGCTCACCTCTTCACAGGTGACGCAGAAAACGAAGGTGTCCGCGAACGCGTCTAATGCCCCTTTAAAATTGGAACGAATCGAGGAGAAaacatgtttgcagatgtccacaaaAGGGCTGACTATAGCGAAGAATTTAGATTACGAAGACATCGAGTCACTTCCAGAAATTATGTCACCACCGCCCAAGACGCCGCCCGCGTTACCACCTAAACCGCAGTTCAAGAACAATACGTTGATCCTGAAGAAGATCCCTAGTCCCTCGTTTCTAATCGACGAAACGCGCAAGAAACAGCAGCTCCTCGAGTCAGGCTCGTCCGAGCATAGCAAGAAGATTTTCGGTTTTATATCGTTCCCCTTGAAGTCCCCGGGAATTAACGTCACCTCGGCAAGAAGCTTAAACTTCGACGAAGCTATTAACAAAGTGGCAACGAACAGCGACGAAGGGAACTTCTGGAGGAACAGGTTCAACAATGTTCGATCCTCCTTCCAGACACGGCAGAATCACCCCGAGGCTGGTGGTGAACAGTCGCAGAAAATTCCCAGAGTTACCAACATCGTCCGCCACTTCGAAGAGTTCAAGATCGGTGGTGAGTCGAAGGATCAACCGAGAGAGCGTGCGAGAACGAAGGATAGACACGTACTCGCGGAATTCGACCAGCAGTTTGACATCAGGCAGAACTTCGAGGAGTTCAATTTGGACGAGTGCGATCTGTCCGACGATCCGGACAGACCAGAGGGTGACGGGTCGGAGAGGCTTGGTAATCTTGGCACGACGGTCGTGCAGAACGAGAAAATTGCCGCAACCAAAGACAATAATAATGTTCCTCTTGCTGCGAGTAACTCGAGCACCGGCTACGACCACTTCCTAGAGGCGACGGGTCTTAGCAATAAGTCCATACTGACGCCGTCGAGATTGCTAAGCAACCACAAGAGTATGCTCAAGCCGAAAGACGTGAAGTACAAGAACAAAATCAAGGCGAACGCGGTGATGGAGAAACATGGTGTCACCGCGACGAACAATACCACTCACGTTAGACATTGGACTGGGCCGTTTGTCTGA
- the LOC143426265 gene encoding uncharacterized protein LOC143426265 isoform X3: MSCRKKIDSKLWSGYIQTMETEVRTLKQELVRTQEALRTATKKCRDLVKELDNRTAGHESEKSLRDQQLSRILRALLVLEARLKQEQKSIRQLLCEKDNVIRNQQLEIARLRRYTKNYIKCKREQTLGKPSMKVEATANFENDDSQASKIGMDSRPDCGISKDIENLKCEIITKLSRSEVPVALDGLDRGVKKTHSFAGSDISKTSLTSSENTDVSIITTTTEGSPSLLSTEGFCEGESTDVSPGSTLNTRCTPTMITDSENETTMIYDDDDDEDTMIMENGCKLSRKKASIGRSKIHKAYKAPEVIEPTNIARTESKDDGMDCNFVSEDEEKEQEPIYVNACNETNSRNLEHSEDAVTEIPRANEDYSNNNNGANAGNNNNNNNCVPLKMKLEEQTVEETSGNWYSDPDEDKISDDVFRHSTYRPNSNHNSVLECVNQILLRDMEEEENTLSVPRSFKYQGRIVQFQSTKLSDIESVGSEMERKNSEEGIIEKESPSNEFTCDVPASSFEPTATEDAFGMSLTQTASTSSVSTTMTNHEPSLGGEPEESKAIPIVIIEPKVEVEETRHTTLTSSQVTQKTKVSANASNAPLKLERIEEKTCLQMSTKGLTIAKNLDYEDIESLPEIMSPPPKTPPALPPKPQFKNNTLILKKIPSPSFLIDETRKKQQLLESGSSEHSKKIFGFISFPLKSPGINVTSARSLNFDEAINKVATNSDEGNFWRNRFNNVRSSFQTRQNHPEAGGEQSQKIPRVTNIVRHFEEFKIGGESKDQPRERARTKDRHVLAEFDQQFDIRQNFEEFNLDECDLSDDPDRPEGDGSERLGNLGTTVVQNEKIAATKDNNNVPLAASNSSTGYDHFLEATGLSNKSILTPSRLLSNHKSMLKPKDVKYKNKIKANAVMEKHGVTATNNTTHVRHWTGPFV; the protein is encoded by the exons ATGGAAACCGAGGTACGGACGCTTAAGCAGGAGCTGGTTCGTACGCAGGAGGCCTTGAGAACGGCCACAAAGAAATGCCGTGATCTGGTGAAGGAGCTGGACAATCGGACCGCTGGCCACGAATCCGAGAAGAGTTTACGAGACCAACAACTATCGCGAATACTCCGTGCGCTCCTCGTGCTGGAGGCGCGGCTCAAGCAGGAACAGAAATCGATCAGGCAGTTACTCTGCGAGAAGGACAACGTGATCAGGAACCAGCAGCTCGAAATCGCGAGGCTCAGGCGTTACACCAAGAACTATATCAAATGCAAACGCGAACAGACCCTTGGCAAACCATCGATGAAGGTCGAGGCGACGGCCAATTTCGAAAACGACGATTCGCAGGCGTCTAAGATTGGC ATGGACTCGAGACCGGACTGCGGCATTAGCAAAGACATTGAAAATCTGAAATGCGAGATAATTACGAAACTGAGCCGGTCCGAGGTACCTGTTGCGCTCGACGGGCTGGACAGGGGGGTGAAAAAGACGCACAGCTTCGCCGGCAGCGATATCTCGAAAACGAGTCTGACGAGCAGCGAAAATACGGACGTGTCGATTATCACGACCACCACCGAGGGTAGCCCGTCGTTACTTAGCACAGAGGGTTTCTGCGAGGGTGAAAGCACCGACGTCTCCCCTGGCTCCACcttaaatacgag GTGCACGCCAACGATGATCACGGACAGCGAGAATGAGACCACGATGATATACGACGACGATGATGACGAGGACACGATGATCATGGAGAACGGTTGTAAGTTATCGAGGAAGAAAGCTAGTATCGGTAGGTCGAAAATCCACAAGGCTTATAAAGCACCGGAGGTGATAGAGCCCACGAACATCGCGAGGACAGAGAGTAAGGACGACGGGATGGATTGTAACTTCGTATCAGAGGACGAGGAAAAAGAGCAAGAACCTATTTACGTGAATGCCTGCAACGAGACGAACTCGAGGAATCTGGAGCACTCGGAGGATGCGGTCACGGAGATACCAAGAGCGAACGAGGattatagtaataataataacggtGCCAATGCTGggaataacaataacaataacaacTGCGT ACCTCTGAAAATGAAACTTGAAGAACAAACAGTAGAAGAAACCAGCGGGAACTGGTATAGTGATCCTGACGAGGACAAAATCAGCGACGATGTCTTCAGACACAGCACTTATCGACCGAACAGTAATCACAATTCCGTTCTGGAGTGTGTCAATCAAATCCTCTTGCGAGATATGGAAGAGGAAGAAAATACACTCTCGGTACCTAGAAGTTTTAAATATCAAGGACGAATCGTACAGTTTCAGTCTACTAAATTGTCAGACATCGAATCGGTGGGGTCTGAGATGGAGAGGAAAAACTCTGAAGAGGGTATCATAGAGAAAGAATCGCCCAGCAACGAGTTCACCTGCGATGTTCCCGCAAGCAGTTTTGAGCCCACCGCTACGGAAGACGCGTTTGGCATGAGTCTCACTCAGACGGCTTCAACGTCAAGCGTTTCTACCACAATGACGAACCACGAACCCAGTCTCGGAGGAGAGCCAGAGGAATCGAAGGCAATTCCAATCGTCATTATAGAGCCAAAGGTCGAAGTTGAGGAGACGAGACATACAACGCTCACCTCTTCACAGGTGACGCAGAAAACGAAGGTGTCCGCGAACGCGTCTAATGCCCCTTTAAAATTGGAACGAATCGAGGAGAAaacatgtttgcagatgtccacaaaAGGGCTGACTATAGCGAAGAATTTAGATTACGAAGACATCGAGTCACTTCCAGAAATTATGTCACCACCGCCCAAGACGCCGCCCGCGTTACCACCTAAACCGCAGTTCAAGAACAATACGTTGATCCTGAAGAAGATCCCTAGTCCCTCGTTTCTAATCGACGAAACGCGCAAGAAACAGCAGCTCCTCGAGTCAGGCTCGTCCGAGCATAGCAAGAAGATTTTCGGTTTTATATCGTTCCCCTTGAAGTCCCCGGGAATTAACGTCACCTCGGCAAGAAGCTTAAACTTCGACGAAGCTATTAACAAAGTGGCAACGAACAGCGACGAAGGGAACTTCTGGAGGAACAGGTTCAACAATGTTCGATCCTCCTTCCAGACACGGCAGAATCACCCCGAGGCTGGTGGTGAACAGTCGCAGAAAATTCCCAGAGTTACCAACATCGTCCGCCACTTCGAAGAGTTCAAGATCGGTGGTGAGTCGAAGGATCAACCGAGAGAGCGTGCGAGAACGAAGGATAGACACGTACTCGCGGAATTCGACCAGCAGTTTGACATCAGGCAGAACTTCGAGGAGTTCAATTTGGACGAGTGCGATCTGTCCGACGATCCGGACAGACCAGAGGGTGACGGGTCGGAGAGGCTTGGTAATCTTGGCACGACGGTCGTGCAGAACGAGAAAATTGCCGCAACCAAAGACAATAATAATGTTCCTCTTGCTGCGAGTAACTCGAGCACCGGCTACGACCACTTCCTAGAGGCGACGGGTCTTAGCAATAAGTCCATACTGACGCCGTCGAGATTGCTAAGCAACCACAAGAGTATGCTCAAGCCGAAAGACGTGAAGTACAAGAACAAAATCAAGGCGAACGCGGTGATGGAGAAACATGGTGTCACCGCGACGAACAATACCACTCACGTTAGACATTGGACTGGGCCGTTTGTCTGA
- the LOC143426265 gene encoding uncharacterized protein LOC143426265 isoform X4, giving the protein METEVRTLKQELVRTQEALRTATKKCRDLVKELDNRTAGHESEKSLRDQQLSRILRALLVLEARLKQEQKSIRQLLCEKDNVIRNQQLEIARLRRYTKNYIKCKREQTLGKPSMKVEATANFENDDSQASKIGMDSRPDCGISKDIENLKCEIITKLSRSEVPVALDGLDRGVKKTHSFAGSDISKTSLTSSENTDVSIITTTTEGSPSLLSTEGFCEGESTDVSPGSTLNTRCTPTMITDSENETTMIYDDDDDEDTMIMENGCKLSRKKASIGRSKIHKAYKAPEVIEPTNIARTESKDDGMDCNFVSEDEEKEQEPIYVNACNETNSRNLEHSEDAVTEIPRANEDYSNNNNGANAGNNNNNNNCVPLKMKLEEQTVEETSGNWYSDPDEDKISDDVFRHSTYRPNSNHNSVLECVNQILLRDMEEEENTLSVPRSFKYQGRIVQFQSTKLSDIESVGSEMERKNSEEGIIEKESPSNEFTCDVPASSFEPTATEDAFGMSLTQTASTSSVSTTMTNHEPSLGGEPEESKAIPIVIIEPKVEVEETRHTTLTSSQVTQKTKVSANASNAPLKLERIEEKTCLQMSTKGLTIAKNLDYEDIESLPEIMSPPPKTPPALPPKPQFKNNTLILKKIPSPSFLIDETRKKQQLLESGSSEHSKKIFGFISFPLKSPGINVTSARSLNFDEAINKVATNSDEGNFWRNRFNNVRSSFQTRQNHPEAGGEQSQKIPRVTNIVRHFEEFKIGGESKDQPRERARTKDRHVLAEFDQQFDIRQNFEEFNLDECDLSDDPDRPEGDGSERLGNLGTTVVQNEKIAATKDNNNVPLAASNSSTGYDHFLEATGLSNKSILTPSRLLSNHKSMLKPKDVKYKNKIKANAVMEKHGVTATNNTTHVRHWTGPFV; this is encoded by the exons ATGGAAACCGAGGTACGGACGCTTAAGCAGGAGCTGGTTCGTACGCAGGAGGCCTTGAGAACGGCCACAAAGAAATGCCGTGATCTGGTGAAGGAGCTGGACAATCGGACCGCTGGCCACGAATCCGAGAAGAGTTTACGAGACCAACAACTATCGCGAATACTCCGTGCGCTCCTCGTGCTGGAGGCGCGGCTCAAGCAGGAACAGAAATCGATCAGGCAGTTACTCTGCGAGAAGGACAACGTGATCAGGAACCAGCAGCTCGAAATCGCGAGGCTCAGGCGTTACACCAAGAACTATATCAAATGCAAACGCGAACAGACCCTTGGCAAACCATCGATGAAGGTCGAGGCGACGGCCAATTTCGAAAACGACGATTCGCAGGCGTCTAAGATTGGC ATGGACTCGAGACCGGACTGCGGCATTAGCAAAGACATTGAAAATCTGAAATGCGAGATAATTACGAAACTGAGCCGGTCCGAGGTACCTGTTGCGCTCGACGGGCTGGACAGGGGGGTGAAAAAGACGCACAGCTTCGCCGGCAGCGATATCTCGAAAACGAGTCTGACGAGCAGCGAAAATACGGACGTGTCGATTATCACGACCACCACCGAGGGTAGCCCGTCGTTACTTAGCACAGAGGGTTTCTGCGAGGGTGAAAGCACCGACGTCTCCCCTGGCTCCACcttaaatacgag GTGCACGCCAACGATGATCACGGACAGCGAGAATGAGACCACGATGATATACGACGACGATGATGACGAGGACACGATGATCATGGAGAACGGTTGTAAGTTATCGAGGAAGAAAGCTAGTATCGGTAGGTCGAAAATCCACAAGGCTTATAAAGCACCGGAGGTGATAGAGCCCACGAACATCGCGAGGACAGAGAGTAAGGACGACGGGATGGATTGTAACTTCGTATCAGAGGACGAGGAAAAAGAGCAAGAACCTATTTACGTGAATGCCTGCAACGAGACGAACTCGAGGAATCTGGAGCACTCGGAGGATGCGGTCACGGAGATACCAAGAGCGAACGAGGattatagtaataataataacggtGCCAATGCTGggaataacaataacaataacaacTGCGT ACCTCTGAAAATGAAACTTGAAGAACAAACAGTAGAAGAAACCAGCGGGAACTGGTATAGTGATCCTGACGAGGACAAAATCAGCGACGATGTCTTCAGACACAGCACTTATCGACCGAACAGTAATCACAATTCCGTTCTGGAGTGTGTCAATCAAATCCTCTTGCGAGATATGGAAGAGGAAGAAAATACACTCTCGGTACCTAGAAGTTTTAAATATCAAGGACGAATCGTACAGTTTCAGTCTACTAAATTGTCAGACATCGAATCGGTGGGGTCTGAGATGGAGAGGAAAAACTCTGAAGAGGGTATCATAGAGAAAGAATCGCCCAGCAACGAGTTCACCTGCGATGTTCCCGCAAGCAGTTTTGAGCCCACCGCTACGGAAGACGCGTTTGGCATGAGTCTCACTCAGACGGCTTCAACGTCAAGCGTTTCTACCACAATGACGAACCACGAACCCAGTCTCGGAGGAGAGCCAGAGGAATCGAAGGCAATTCCAATCGTCATTATAGAGCCAAAGGTCGAAGTTGAGGAGACGAGACATACAACGCTCACCTCTTCACAGGTGACGCAGAAAACGAAGGTGTCCGCGAACGCGTCTAATGCCCCTTTAAAATTGGAACGAATCGAGGAGAAaacatgtttgcagatgtccacaaaAGGGCTGACTATAGCGAAGAATTTAGATTACGAAGACATCGAGTCACTTCCAGAAATTATGTCACCACCGCCCAAGACGCCGCCCGCGTTACCACCTAAACCGCAGTTCAAGAACAATACGTTGATCCTGAAGAAGATCCCTAGTCCCTCGTTTCTAATCGACGAAACGCGCAAGAAACAGCAGCTCCTCGAGTCAGGCTCGTCCGAGCATAGCAAGAAGATTTTCGGTTTTATATCGTTCCCCTTGAAGTCCCCGGGAATTAACGTCACCTCGGCAAGAAGCTTAAACTTCGACGAAGCTATTAACAAAGTGGCAACGAACAGCGACGAAGGGAACTTCTGGAGGAACAGGTTCAACAATGTTCGATCCTCCTTCCAGACACGGCAGAATCACCCCGAGGCTGGTGGTGAACAGTCGCAGAAAATTCCCAGAGTTACCAACATCGTCCGCCACTTCGAAGAGTTCAAGATCGGTGGTGAGTCGAAGGATCAACCGAGAGAGCGTGCGAGAACGAAGGATAGACACGTACTCGCGGAATTCGACCAGCAGTTTGACATCAGGCAGAACTTCGAGGAGTTCAATTTGGACGAGTGCGATCTGTCCGACGATCCGGACAGACCAGAGGGTGACGGGTCGGAGAGGCTTGGTAATCTTGGCACGACGGTCGTGCAGAACGAGAAAATTGCCGCAACCAAAGACAATAATAATGTTCCTCTTGCTGCGAGTAACTCGAGCACCGGCTACGACCACTTCCTAGAGGCGACGGGTCTTAGCAATAAGTCCATACTGACGCCGTCGAGATTGCTAAGCAACCACAAGAGTATGCTCAAGCCGAAAGACGTGAAGTACAAGAACAAAATCAAGGCGAACGCGGTGATGGAGAAACATGGTGTCACCGCGACGAACAATACCACTCACGTTAGACATTGGACTGGGCCGTTTGTCTGA